The Osmia bicornis bicornis chromosome 9, iOsmBic2.1, whole genome shotgun sequence genome has a segment encoding these proteins:
- the LOC123988177 gene encoding uncharacterized protein LOC123988177 isoform X2, producing MVLLIEHHQPPSFRYFSHWPHGAEVKRGIGSLAGSHPGETLNDIPPSLNFLFSSSSVMLEMSRSLHDGFSFFNDATELHGPLRTTLVSGYGTVIDIHPEHTPVP from the exons ATGGTGCTGCTTATCGAACACCACCAGCCACCGTCGTTTCGTTATTTTTCACACTGGCCACATGGGGCGGAAGTAAAACGGGGCATAGGATCCTTAGCAGGATCTCACCCTGGGGAAACCTTGAACGATATTCCTCCGtctttaaattttcttttttcttcatcttctgtGATGCTAGAGATGAGTAGATCTCTTCATGATggattttctttcttcaacgATGCTACtg AGCTTCACGGACCACTGCGAACAACGCTGGTTTCCGGTTACGGCACTGTCATCGATATTCATCCGGAGCATACACCTGTGCCCTGA
- the LOC123988177 gene encoding uncharacterized protein LOC123988177 isoform X1, whose protein sequence is MVLLIEHHQPPSFRYFSHWPHGAEVKRGIGSLAGSHPGETLNDIPPSLNFLFSSSSVMLEMSRSLHDGFSFFNDATGNYNYLEYIGAFQLIFITKKNLFIVYPIFRNYLIFYCRASRTTANNAGFRLRHCHRYSSGAYTCALIAELRSTIMQFSVGNRRNCFPPPKLNRKLGRRRTP, encoded by the exons ATGGTGCTGCTTATCGAACACCACCAGCCACCGTCGTTTCGTTATTTTTCACACTGGCCACATGGGGCGGAAGTAAAACGGGGCATAGGATCCTTAGCAGGATCTCACCCTGGGGAAACCTTGAACGATATTCCTCCGtctttaaattttcttttttcttcatcttctgtGATGCTAGAGATGAGTAGATCTCTTCATGATggattttctttcttcaacgATGCTACtggtaattataattatttggaATACATAGGAGCGTTtcaattgatatttattacaaagaagaatttatttatagtTTATCCAATTTTCAGGAActatttaatattctattgTAGAGCTTCACGGACCACTGCGAACAACGCTGGTTTCCGGTTACGGCACTGTCATCGATATTCATCCGGAGCATACACCTGTGCCCTGATTGCGGAATTACGATCGACAATAATGCAATTTTCGGTAGGAAACAGGCGAAATTGCTTCCCTCCACC GAAGTTAAATAGAAAACTAGGCAGAAGAAGAACTCCATGA
- the LOC123988177 gene encoding uncharacterized protein LOC123988177 isoform X4: protein MMDFLSSTMLLSFTDHCEQRWFPVTALSSIFIRSIHLCPDCGITIDNNAIFGRKQAKLLPSTEVK, encoded by the exons ATGATggattttctttcttcaacgATGCTACtg AGCTTCACGGACCACTGCGAACAACGCTGGTTTCCGGTTACGGCACTGTCATCGATATTCATCCGGAGCATACACCTGTGCCCTGATTGCGGAATTACGATCGACAATAATGCAATTTTCGGTAGGAAACAGGCGAAATTGCTTCCCTCCACC GAAGTTAAATAG
- the LOC123988177 gene encoding uncharacterized protein LOC123988177 isoform X3, with amino-acid sequence MMDFLSSTMLLSFTDHCEQRWFPVTALSSIFIRSIHLCPDCGITIDNNAIFGRKQAKLLPSTVSPFFSQKRKLNRKLGRRRTP; translated from the exons ATGATggattttctttcttcaacgATGCTACtg AGCTTCACGGACCACTGCGAACAACGCTGGTTTCCGGTTACGGCACTGTCATCGATATTCATCCGGAGCATACACCTGTGCCCTGATTGCGGAATTACGATCGACAATAATGCAATTTTCGGTAGGAAACAGGCGAAATTGCTTCCCTCCACCGTGAGTCCTTTCTTCTCACAAAAGAG GAAGTTAAATAGAAAACTAGGCAGAAGAAGAACTCCATGA